ATTAGTTTACCAAACGATTTATCCGGCAACTTCTGCCACACGCGCACCGTGACCTGGCCCACAACGCGAATCCGGGCCGCCTCGCCGTGCTGGACGAGGCGGCCCGGATCGGGATCGCGGGGAAATACGGGGAGGTACGGCGGCTACTTGTCCCGCCGGAACGCCCAGGTCATCTCGGGCTCCGTCGTGAACCGGAAGAGCCGGCGCACCGGCGGCGTACAGAGCAGCGTCATCGCGACGCCCGCGAGCAGGGTCAGGAAGACCTTGCCGGCCGGCTCGTTCAGCCAGGCGTTCGTGTCGAAGATCCCGCTGTACACGGCGCCCTTGACCAGGAAACCGTGCAGCAGGTAGCCGCAGATGGTGCCGGCGCCGAGTGCCGTGAACCACATCTTGCGGCGCGGTACCCACGACAGGAACGCGGCCGTCAGCACGACCGAGCAGCCGAACAGCGCGAAGGTCATGACGACGCCCAGCCACCACGGCGCCCCTTGGTCCTGCGCCGCGCTGTTGTGGTAGAACCACGCGTTCTGCATCCGGACCGCCGCCCAGTACGCGAAGACGAGCGCGCCGACGAAGACGGGCACGGCCAGCATCCTGACCTCACGCCGCCGCACCAGCTGGAAGTGCTCGGGCTTGAGGATGAGCCCCAGGACGAAGAGGGGCAGGAACTGAAGCACGCGCTGGAGGTTGAGGTCCTCGCCGATGTTCGGCGTGAAGGACGCGAGCGCGGCGATGCCGAGGGCGACCGGCAGGGGATGGCGCAGCGACAGCCAGATCGGGGTGGTCAGCCGCCAGATGAACAACGCGGCCAGGAACCAGGTGAGATACCAGGGGTCGAGCAGACTGATGGGGTGGCCCGGGTCGTTGGCGGCCCGCTTGAACAGCGAGTACGCGACCTCGAAGACGATGTACGGGACGGCGATCCCGGTCAGCAGACGTCTGATCTGGTGGGGGCGGCCGGTGTAACTCCGGGAGAAGTAGCCGGAGATGATGATGAAGGCCGGCATGTGGAACGAGTAGACGACCATGTAGAGCGCCTTCGTCGCCCGGCTGCCCTCCATCACCGGCTCCCAGGCGTGGCCCATGGCCACCAGCACGATGGCCAGGTACTTCGCGTTGTCGAAGAACGCGTCTCGCTTCGTGGACGTCTTGGCGGTGGGGGGTGTCGACTTCGCGGAATCCTGAGGGGTCCGTACAGGGGTTTCGGCCACCGCGGCCGATGCGGTCTGTGCCGTTGGGGGGACGGGATCCAACTCCCGCGAGCGGGGGAGCGGAGCCCTCTCATATCCGTGCGGAGCTTGGGACATCTGATTAACCCTAGCCCCGCACAATGCGATGAGTAAAACCTCCTGGGCACGTGGGGTGTTCGACACCGAAACAGCCTCCCACCGGTAGATATGCCCCTGTTAATCCCTCTTAAATAGGGCATATCATCAGGGTGTGGCCCTCGATATGACTCCGCGTGAATTCATCCGCCGAACTGCCCGGGGCTCGCTTTGAATTGATTGTGAGTTCCCTGTGAACGCGGGGAGAATGATCGCATCGAATTGACGTCCCCATTCATTCCCCCGCCCCGCGCGCGCCCGGCGCCCCACCCGGCGCGCCCGGCGCCCCACCCGGCGCACCCGGCGTGCCCGCCGGGGCGATTGGCGTGATCCTTTCCTCGATGATTCGTCACGGGAGGCCAACTGGGCGGAGGTTGGTGGCACGATGGTGGGAGCGGGTGTGTGCGAGGCCGTGAGCTCCCGCGGCCGGCAAGGCGGACCGACCGAGGGTGTGATCAGTTGTGGCTATTTCACTGTCTGTGGTGCTGCTGTTGGCGATCGTCCTCGTGGTGCTGATCCGCGGTGGCTCCCTGAAGGGCGGCCCAGCCACGGTCGCGATCCTGTTCGGCTTCTTCCTGGCGTCCACGGACATGGCCCCGTCGGTGAACAGGTTCCTCAACTCCCTGGCGGAGACGATCAACCAGATAAATTTCTAGGGCGGATCGGCGTCCGGGGCCGGCGCCCCGGCCGGCGCGTCAGGGCGCCAACGCATTGGGGCGCCAACGCATCAGGGCCAGTCCGGAGGATCACCCTCCGACCTGGCCCTGTGTCATATGGAGCGGGCGACGGGAATCGAACCCGCGTAGCTAGTTTGGAAGACTAGGGCTCTACCATTGAGCTACGCCCGCACGCGCTGCGGATCATGAGGACCGCGGCACGGGAAACATCGTAGCGGGTCCGCGGCCCTCGACGCACACCGCTTCCCTGTCGCTCGCGTGCCGGTGAACGTCCCGGTAAATACGTCCGGCGGACTGTCCGCGGGCATGTACCCTACGTGTCGCACCGACGGGGTGTGGCGCAGCTTGGTAGCGCGTCCGCTTTGGGAGCGGAAGGTCGTCGGTTCGAATCCGGCCACCCCGACCATCAGTACCCGTGTCTGTTCAAGATCGCGTTGTGGGCGTCATCCTGCTTGCCGCTACTATGCAAGCTGCGTGCCCGTGTGTCTGAAGAGACTGTGAAGGACCGGGCCGAATCCGCTGGTCCGCCGGAGTCACGGCGGGCGTAGCAGAACCCCAGAATCAGCCACCAAGGAGACCGAACCGTGAAGAGCGCCGTGGAGACCCTGAACCCGACCCGGGTTCGGCTCACTGTCGAGGTGCCCTTCGAGGAGCTCAAGGACAGCCTCGACGCGGCGTACAAGAAGATCAACGACCAGGTCACGGTGAAGGGCTTCCGTAAGGGCAAGATCCCCGCCCGCGTCATCGACCAGCGGTTCGGCCGTGGAGCTGTGCTGGAGGAGGCCGTCAACGACGCCCTTCCGAAGTTCTACACGGAGGCCGTCAACGAGGGTGAGCTCAATGTCCTCGGGCAGCCCGAGGTCGACATCAAGGAGCTGAAGGACGGCGAGCTGCTCTCCTTCACCGCCGAGGTCGACATCCGCCCGGTCATCGAGATCCCGGACTACACCGGCATCGAGGTCACCGTCGACGCGGTCGGCGTCTCCGACGAGGACATCGACAAGTCCGTCGACGAGCTCCGTGAGCGCTTCGCCTCCACCAGCGCCGTCGAGCGCGCCGCCGCCGAGGGCGACGTCGTGACGATCGACCTTGAGGCCAAGGTCGACGGCGAGGTCCTGGAGGACGGCGTCGCCAGTGACGTGCAGTACACCATCGGCTCCGGCGAGCTGCTCGAAGGCATCGACGAGGCCGTGACCGGCCTGGAGGCCGGCGGCGAGGCCACCTTCACCTCCCAGCTCAAGGGCGGCACCGCCGAGGGCAAGGACGCCGAGGTCTCCGTCAAG
The nucleotide sequence above comes from Streptomyces sp. NBC_01716. Encoded proteins:
- a CDS encoding acyltransferase family protein; protein product: MSQAPHGYERAPLPRSRELDPVPPTAQTASAAVAETPVRTPQDSAKSTPPTAKTSTKRDAFFDNAKYLAIVLVAMGHAWEPVMEGSRATKALYMVVYSFHMPAFIIISGYFSRSYTGRPHQIRRLLTGIAVPYIVFEVAYSLFKRAANDPGHPISLLDPWYLTWFLAALFIWRLTTPIWLSLRHPLPVALGIAALASFTPNIGEDLNLQRVLQFLPLFVLGLILKPEHFQLVRRREVRMLAVPVFVGALVFAYWAAVRMQNAWFYHNSAAQDQGAPWWLGVVMTFALFGCSVVLTAAFLSWVPRRKMWFTALGAGTICGYLLHGFLVKGAVYSGIFDTNAWLNEPAGKVFLTLLAGVAMTLLCTPPVRRLFRFTTEPEMTWAFRRDK